From the genome of Pseudomonas sp. WJP1:
TGGTCTTCGCGCCGCCGGACTACCAGCAGGGCAACAGCTTTCGCATCATTTACATCCACGTTCCGGCCGCCATGCTGGCACAGTCCATCTACGTGATGCTGGCGGTGTGCGGCATCGTAGGCTTGGTGTGGAAGATGAAGCTGGCCGACGTCGCCCTGCAGTGCGCGGCGCCCATCGGTGCCTGGATGACCGCCGTGGCGCTGGTCACCGGGGCGATCTGGGGCAAGCCGACCTGGGGCTCGTGGTGGGTCTGGGATGCACGCCTTACGTCCATGCTGATCCTGCTGTTCCTGTACTTCGGTCTTATTGCGCTGGGCAACGCCATCAGCAATCGTGACAGCGCGGCCAAGGCGTGCGCGGTGCTGGCGATTGTCGGCGTGATCAACATCC
Proteins encoded in this window:
- a CDS encoding heme ABC transporter permease; translated protein: MNWTWFHKLGSPKWFYGISGKLLPWLSVAALLLIGVGVVWGLVFAPPDYQQGNSFRIIYIHVPAAMLAQSIYVMLAVCGIVGLVWKMKLADVALQCAAPIGAWMTAVALVTGAIWGKPTWGSWWVWDARLTSMLILLFLYFGLIALGNAISNRDSAAKACAVLAIVGVINIPIIKYSVEWWNTLHQGATFTLTEKPAMPAEMWLPLLLTALGFYCFFGAVLLLRMRLEVLKREARASWVKAEVENSLEVVR